TGTCGAGGACGCTGTCCAGGAAGGTCGCGTGTTCGGTGACGTAGACCCGGGCGTCCGGGCGGGCGTGGTGCAGCGCCGCCCACCCGCCGGGGAGCCCGACGTGCGCGTGCACCACCGGGGCGTCGATCCGCCGGCCGCCGAGGGCGGTGCCCAGCGTCGCCGCGTACCGGTGGGCGATCTCGGCGTGCCACCGGCCGCGCGGGATCGGCACCGGGACGTAGAACAGCTCGGCCCCGCCGACGGTGGGGGTGGGGCGCAGGGTCTGCCGCAGCAGCTCCTGGTGTGCCCGACCGACCAGAGTGTCCTGATGGTTGGAGAGTTTCGCCACCCACGCGTCACAGTGGTAGACGGTGGCCCGGTCGCACCCGGGCGCGGTGGCGTCCACCATCGCCTGCACGAAGGCCCCGCGGAAGGGCAACTCTCGGGTGGGGAACCAGGGCGTCACGATCGCAACGTCTTTCACAGCAGCGGCTGCCACCCGACCATGCCTCCAACTCTCGCAACGAGCGTCCCAAGCTATCACCCGGACGTGTCCGGGCCGCCGTACCGCGCTCCCCGTGGTCGGGGAGCGCGGCGCGGCGGGTGGTACGTGTGGTGGCGCGGTCGACTCAGCCGGCCGGGACGACGCCCGGGGCGCGCGGACCGACCGCGACGGTGCTGCCGTCGGCGGCCGAGCGGAGCACCGCGCCGGCCACCTCGACGGTGCGCAGCCCCTGGCGCAGGGTGACGATGTCGCTCTCCTTGCCCTCGACCGCGTCGCGGAACCGCTCGTGCTCGACCAGCAGCGGCTCACGCTTCGGGATCGCGTACCGCACCATGTCGCCCTCGGCGACGCCCCGGAACGCCCGCAGCGCCTCCCACTCGGTGCCGATGGCGGCGTTGGCGTAGAAGGTCAGGTCGGCGGTGAGCGTGTCGGCGACGAAGCAGCCCTTGTCGCCGGTGATCACGGTGGACCGCTCCTTGAGCGGGCTCAGCCAGTTGACCAGGTGGTTGACCATCGTGCCGTCGGCGAGCTGGCCGACCGCGGCGACCATGTCCTCGTGCAGCCGGCCGCTGCGGGAGACGGTGCGGGCCGAGACGGAGGTGTACTCCTGGCCGGTGACCCAGCTCGTCAGGTCGATGTCGTGGGTGGCCAGGTCCATCACCACGCCGACGTCGGCGATCCGGTGCGGGAACGGGCCCTGGCGGCGGGTGACGACCTGGTAGACCTCGCCGAGCTCGCCGGCCTCCAGCCGGGCGCGGAGGTTCTGCAGGGCCGGGTTGTACCGCTCGATGTGCCCGACGCCGGCCACCAGGCCACGCGACTCGAACGCCTCGACCAGCCGGGTGGCGGCCTCGACGGACTGGGCGAGCGGCTTCTCGATCAGCGCGCAGACGCCGTTGCCGGCCAGCTCCAGGCCGATCTGCTCGTGCAGCGCGGTCGGGCAGGCCACCACCGCGTAGTCGATGCCGAGGGCGAGCAGGTCGCCCAGCTCCGACACCACCGGGGCGCGCAGCGTGCCGGTGGTGTCGCCGGCCGGGTCGACGATGCCGACCAGCTCGACGCCGTCGAGCCCGGAGAGGATCCGGGCGTGGTTGCGGCCCATCGCGCCGAGGCCGATCAGGCCGGCGCGCAGCTTGCGTCCCTCGGTCACGCGGCACCCCCGGCGGCGTTCGCGGCGTCGGCGATCCGCTCCAGGTCGCCCTGGCTCAGCGCCGGGTGGACCGGCAGGGAGATGACCTCGGCGGCGGCCTTCTCGGTCTCCGGCAGGTCCCACGGGCCGGGCTGGCCGTCGGCGGTGAGGTACGGCTTGAGCCGGTGGATCGGCGTCGGGTAGTAGACCGCGTTGCCGATGCCCGCCTCGGTGAGGCGCTGCTGGGCGGCCTCCCGGTCACCGGTGACCCGGACGGTGTACTGGTGGTAGACGTGCCGGGCGGCGTCGGCCACCGGCGGGGTGACCATGCCGGTGATCCGGGAGTCGAGGAACTTGGCGTTGGCCCGCCGCTGCTCGGTCCACTCGGCGAGCCGGGTGAGCTGGACCCGGCCGACGGCGGCGGCGACGTCGGTCATCCGCATGTTCGCGCCGACGATCTCGTTGGCGTACCGCTGCTCCATGCCCTGGTTGCGCAGCAGCCGCAGGGTGCGGGCGAGCGCCGGGTCGGCGGTGGTGACCATGCCGCCCTCCAGGGAATGCATGTTCTTGGTGGGGTAGAAGCTGAAGCAGCCGGCGGTGCCGAACGCGCCGACCGGGGTCCCGTTGAGGGCCGCGCCGTGCGCCTGCGCGGCGTCCTCGACCACGGCCAGGCCGTGCTGCTCGGCGATCGCCATGATCTGGTCCATCGCGGCGGGGTGGCCGTAGAGGTGCACCGGCATGATCGCCCTGGTCCGGGGGCCGACGGCGGCGGCGACGGCGGTCGGGTCCAGGCAGAAGCTGCCCGGCTCGATGTCGACGAAGACCGGCTCCGCGCCGACCAGGCGGACGGCGTTGGCGCTGGCGGCGAAGGAGAAGGACGGGACGACGACCTCGTCACCCGGGCCGAGGCCGAGCGCCATCAGGGTGAGCTGGAGCGCCGAGGTGCCGGAGTTCACCGCGACGCAGTGCCGGCCGGCGACGAGCTCGGCGAATTCCTCCTCGAAGGCGGCGACCTCGGGGCCCTGGACGACCCGGCCGCTGCGCAGCACGCGGACGGCGGCCTCGATCTCGGCGTCGCCGATCACCGGTTTCGCGGGTGGGATGAATTCGGCGTGCTGCCCAGTCATGGGCGTCCTCCTGTCGTGTGGAGCTCGTCCGGCCGCGATGCTAGCCGGTTCCGGTGTACGGCAGGCCGGCGGTGCGGGGTCGGGGTGAGGCGGGAACGAGCGGGGATGGTCACGGTCGTACGGTCAGTTGGACGCCCGGCTCGTCCCGGATTGGTGGTTCGCATGCTACTCGGAGCGCTGCGGTGACCGCCGCGGCCATCCGGGGCAGCTCGTCGGGTTCCAGTGGCAGCCGGGCGATGGCCAGCCGCCAGTAGATCGGGCCGACGACGAAGTCGATCGCGGCGTCCGGGTCCGCCCCGGCGGGCAGCTCGCCGCGTTCGACGGCCCGGCCGATCAACTGGCCGCCGACGGCGCGCTGGTTGACCCGCAGCGCCTCCTCCAGGGTCTGCGCCATCTGGGGGTTGCGGGCCGCCTCGGCCAGGAGGTCGGGAATGATCTGGGAGGCGAGCGGGTGGCGCAGCGCCCGTGCCATGATCATGAAGAGTACGGTGAGGTCGTCCTGGAGGTTGCCGGTGTCCGGCAGCGGCAGGCGTTGCCGGGCCGCCGTGGACACCACCTCGAGCACCAGTTCCAGCTTCGAGCTCCATCTGCGGTAGATCGCGGTCTTGCTCACCCCGGCCCGGCGGGCGACCGCCTCGATGGACAGGCGCCCGTAGCCGACGGCGGCCAGCTCCTGCATGACGGCCCGGCGGATGGCCGTGGTGATCTCGCCACGCAGAACCGCCGCGCCAGCCGGAGCCCGCCTCTTCTCGGTCGTCACGTGGAACAATGTAGCGCAGCGACGGTACGGTTGCGTCCCGACGTGTTTTCCACTACGGTCCACGCAGCGAAGAGGCTCGACGTCCCCACCGATGCGGTCCGGCGGACGACCCGCCGGAGACTCGCCAGCCTCGCGCGCATCCCGCACACCTGAAAGATCGGAGCGCCTACCCATGGCCAACACGGCGGTGGCTGACGCCGACTCAGGACTGACCCGGGCGCAACTGGCCGCCCGGTACGGCCTGACGGTGGCCGGCGAACGGCCCACCCTGGCCGGGTACACCCGGCAGTTGTGGTCGTACCGGCACTTCATCGCGGCCTACGCGAACGCGAAGCTGGTCGCCACCTTCGCCACCGCCCGGCTGGGGCGGCTCTGGCAGGTCCTGACCCCGCTGACCAACGCGGCGATCTACTACCTGATCTTCGGGGTCATCCTCAACACCAAGCAGGGCATCGACAACTTCATCGCGTACCTCTGCGTGGGGTTGTTCGTGTTCAACTTCACCCAGTCGGTGGTGCTCAACGGCACCCAGTCGATCACCAGCAACCTGGGGCTGATCCGGGCGCTGCACTTCCCCCGGGCCAGCCTGCCGATCGCGGTCACGCTGACCCAGTTCCAGAACCTGCTCACCGCGATGGTGGTGCTGGTCGGGATCGTGCTGGTCACCGGCGAGCCGCTGTCGCTCCAGTGGCTGCTGGTGCTGCCGGCGCTGGCGTTGCAGTCGCTGTTCAACGTCGGGATGGCGCTGGGCATGGCCCGGCTCGGGTCGAAGATGACCGACCTCAAGCAGCTCATGCCGTTCGTGATGCGGACCTGGATGTACGCCTCCGGCGTGCTCTACAGCGTGCAGAACTTCGCGAAGCACCTGCCCGGCTGGGCGCAGGTCGTCATCGAGGCGAACCCGCTGCTGATCTACATCGAGCTGGTCCGGCACGCGCTGATGGAGGACGTGCCGCTGACCTCCGCCGCCGGTCGCCTCTGGGCGGTCGGGGCGCTCTGGGCGGTCGTCGCCTTCCTGGGCGGGTACGTCTACTTCTGGCGCGGTGAGAAGGAGTACGGTCGTGGCTGAGCTCGACAACCAGGTCACCCCCGGCGTCGCCACCGTCGCCGACCAGCGCGTCCCCACGGTGATCGCGGACGACGTGCACCTGATCTACCGCATCTACGGCGCCGGCACCCCCGGCAGCGGCAGCCCGGTGGCCGCGCTCAAGCGGATCGTCACCCGCACCCAGGCCCCGAACGTACGCGAGGTGCACGCGGTCAAGGGGGTCAGCTTCACCGCGTACCGGGGTGAGGCGATCGGGCTGCTGGGCAGCAACGGCTCCGGCAAGTCGACGCTGCTGCGGGCCATCGCCGGGCTGATGCCGGTGAACCGGGGCGCGATCTACACCCAGGGCCAGCCGTCCCTGCTCGGCGTCAACGCCGCCCTGCTCAACGACCTCTCCGGGGAACGGAACGTGGCGCTGGGCTGCCTGGCGATGGGCATGTCCCCGCCGGCGGTGCGCCGGCTCGTGCCGCAGATCATCGAGTTCTCCGGGATCAACGAGCGCGGCGACTTCGGCTCGCTGCCGATGCGGACGTACTCCTCGGGCATGGCGGCCCGGCTGCGGTTCTCCATCGCCGCCGCGAAGAAGCACGACGTGCTGCTGATCGACGAGGCGCTGGCCACCGGTGACGCCCGGTTCCGGCGGCGCAGCGAGCAGCGGGTCCGCGAGCTGCGCGCCGAGGCCGGCACGGTGTTCCTGGTCAGCCACGCCATCGGCACCATCCGGGACACCTGCGAGCGGTCGATCTGGCTGGAGTCCGGGGTGATCCGGGCGGACGGCCCCACCGACCAGGTGGTCGCGGCGTACAACGAGTTCATGAAGAAGTAGCGTCCCGCCTTCGTGAAGAAGTAGCGTCCCGCCTTCGTGAAGAAGTAGCGTCCCGCCTTCGTGAAGAAGTAGCGTCCCGCCTTCGTGACGGGACGGTGTCGCCCGCCCCGCCCCCCGGTGAACACCGGGGGGCGGTCGCGTTCCGGGGCGGCGCTAAGGTCTAAGCCGCCCGCCCGGTCGGGCCCGACCACCCGTGGATCAGTGAGGATCGGCGATGACGCAGCACCCCCCGTCCCAGACCGACGCCGTCGGCCCCGACCCGGCGGCCCCGTGGCGGCCGACCCGGACGGTGGCGGTGGTGCTGGCCGGCGGGACCGGCGCCCGGGTCGGGCTGGGCATCCCCAAACAGCTCGTCAAGATCGCCGGTAAGCCGATCATCGAGCACACCGTGGCGGTGTTCGAGGCGGCCCCCGAGATCGACGACATCCTGGTGCTGATGGCCCCCGGGTACGTCGACGAGGCCCGGCGCATCCTCGACGCCGCCGGCTTCCGCAAGGTCCGCCAGGTCCTCGCCGGCGGGGAGACCCGCAGCGACACCACCCGGCTGGCGCTGGCCGCCATCGGCCCCGACGACTGCAACGTGCTCTTCCACGACGCGGTCCGCCCCCTGGTCAGCGGCCGGATCGTCCGGGAGTGCGTGAACGCGCTCTGGACGTACTCGGCGGTGGACGTGGCGATCCCCTCGGCGGACACCATCATCGAGGTGGACGACGACGACTGCATCACCGGCATTCCGGTCCGGGCGCGGCTGCGCCGCGGGCAGACCCCGCAGGCGTTCCGCTCCCCCACCATCCGCGAGGCGTACCGGCGGGCCGCCGACGACCCGCGCTTCGCCGCCACCGACGACTGCGGGGTGGTGCTGCGCTACCTGCCCGAGGTGCCGATCCGGGTGATCGACGGGGCGGACGAGAACATCAAGGTCACCCACCCGGTGGACGTGCACCTGGTGGACAAGCTCTTCCAGCTCGCCGCCGCCCGCGCCCCGCGCCTGGTCGACCAGGCCCGCTACACCGAGGAGCTGACCGGCCGCACCCTGGTGGTGTTCGGCGGCAGCTACGGCATCGGGCACGAGCTGACCGAGCTGGCCCGCCGGCACGGCGCGCAGGTCTTCCCGGTCAGCCGCTCCACCACCGGCACCCACGTGGAGCGGGACGCCGACGTACGGGCCGCGCTGACCGCCGCCTACGAGGCCACCGGCCGGATCGACCACGTGGTGGTGGCCGCCGGGATCCTGGAGAAGGGCGCCCTGGCCGAGATGGACCAGGACACCATCGACCGGCTGCTCCAGGTCAACTTCGTCGGGCCGGTCACCGTCGCCCGGCACGCCCTGCCGTACCTGCGGCAGACGAAGGGGCAACTGCTGCTCTACACGTCCAGCTCGTACACCCGGGGACGGGCCCGGTACGCGCTCTACTCGGCGACCAAGGCCGCGCTGGTCAACCTCACCCAGGCGCTCGCCGACGAGTGGGCCGAGCTCGGCGTACGGGTCAACTGCGTCAACCCGGAACGCACCGCCACCCCGATGCGCGTGCGGGCGTTCGGGGCGGAGCCCGGCCACACCCTGCTCGCCGCGGAGACGGTGGCCCGCGCCTCGCTGGACGTGCTGCTGTCCGACCTCACCGGCCAGGTCGTCGACGTCCGCCGGGACGCCGACGAGCCGACGCCGCCCGCCCGGACCGACCCGGAACGTCTGCCCGGTCAGGCCGACCCGGACCGTCCCGCCGTGCCGTCGGCCGGCTGACCCCGATCCCGTACCAGTCAGGAGAAGTCGGCGACATGCGTGGCACCCTGGTCCGGAAGCTGCTCGCCCGGGTCCTCACCGTGGGCCTGGCGGTGCTGGCCTTCCTCGTCCTGCTGCTGACCGGCGCGACCGTGCCGGGGCTGCTGCTCGCGGTGGCCGCCCTCGGGGCCGGGGCGTGGGAACGGCGGGTCCGCCCCGGCGCCGACCTGGCCGCCGAGTCCGTGCTGGTCGCGGCGGGCGTCCTGATCGGGTACGCCCGTCGCCTGGACGCCGGCTTCGACCCGGCGTTGGCCGCCGCCGGGCTGACGCTGCTGGCCCTGGTGCTGCTGGACGGGCCGCTGCGCGCCGCCGGCGGGTTGGAGATCCGCGTCGCGAACCTGCCGGTGCGGGCCGGGCTGACCGCCGGGCACGTCGGCGTCGCCGTCCCGGCGCTGGTCGCGGCGGTCGCGCTCGGCGCGCTGCTGGCCCTGCCCACCTGGTACGCGCTGCTGGTGAGCCTGCTCGTCGGCGCGCTGGCCGGGGTGGTCGGGCTGCGACTGGCCCGGCGGCGGTTCCGCCCGTCGGCGGCGGCCAGCCCGGTGACCCGCGCGCTGCGCGAGCACCAGCCGGAGTTCCTGTTGTACTTCTCCGCCCCGCCCGGCTCGGAGTACCAGGTCACCATGTGGCTGCCGTACCTGGAGCGGATCGGCCGGCCGTTCCTGGTGCTGCTGCGCGAGCCGGAGTTCCTGGCCCCGATCGCGGCGGCCACCCGCGCCCCGGTGGTGTACTGCCCGACGCTGAAGGCGATGGACGAGACGCTGACGTCGAGCCTGAAGGTGGCGTTCTACGTCAACCACGGCGCGAAGAACGCGCACTGCGTCCGGTTCACCCAGCTCACCCACATCCAGATCCACCACGGCGACAGCGACAAGGCGCCCAGCGCCAACCCGGTCACCGCGATCTTCGACAAGAACTTCGTCGCCGGGCAGGCCGCGATCGACAGGTACGCCCGCGCCGGGGTGCGCATCCCGGCGGAGAAGTTCGTCATCGTCGGCCGCCCCCAGGTCGAGGCGATCGAGGTACGCCGACCGCCGCTGACCCCGCCGGCCGAACCGACGGTGCTGTACACGCCGACCTGGACGGGCCACCACGCCGACGCCGACTACTGCTCGCTGCCGGTGGCCGAGGCGCTGGTGGGCCGGCTGCTGGCCCGGGGCGCGACGGTGATCCTGCGCGCCCACCCGTACACCGCGCAGAACCCGGCGTCGGCGCGGCAGCTCGCCCGGGTCACCGAGCTGCTCGCGGCGGACCGCTCCCGCACCGGACGGCCGCACGTCTGGGGCGTCGAGGCCAGTCGGACGCTGAGCCTGGTCGACTGCGTCAACCGGTCCGACGCGCTGGTCTCCGACGTGTCCGGGGTGATCTCCGACTACCTGTACTCCGGCAAGCCGTACGTGGTGACCGACATGGGCGCGGACGGCGACGAGTTCACCGCGCGGTTCCCACTGGCCCGGTCCGGCTACGTGCTGCGGCGGGACCTGGCCGACGTGGACGGGGTGCTGGACCGGCTGCTCGGCGACGACCCGCTGGCCGGGGCCCGCTGGGCGACGCGCACCCACTACCTGGGCGACTTCCCCGTCGAGTCGTACGCCGAGGGGTTCCTGTCGGCCGCCCGCGCGCACCTGGGCACGCCCACCGTGCCCGCCCAGCGGCCCCCGGTCCCGGCCGGCCGGGGTCAGGCCGAGTAGCCGCGGGTGGCGATCCAGTCGGCGAGGACGTCGACGGTCACCCAGTACGACGCGGCGGCCGGGTCCGCCGGGTCGGCGATCTTGACGGTCCGGCCGTCGGCCCGGTAGCCGACCACTGTCACGTAGTGGCCGCCGGGGTACGAGTGCCATCCGCCGTCGACGTCGGTGACCGAGCCGGCGATGTTCACCACCGGGGCGTACCCGTTGCCGACGGCCCGGACCACGTCGGCCCGGAGCCGGTCGGTCTGGGCCGTCGTGGCCGCGCCGCCCGGGATGGTGCGGGTCCGGTAGGCGTCCCGGCCGACCAGGTCGTTGAGGACGCGGGTGGTGTCGGCCGCCGAGTTGGTGCCGGACGTCGTGGTGTTCAGCCGCCGGGCCAGGTCGTCCTGACTGCGGACGACGTCCCGGGCGGTCAGCGCGATCCGGGTGGCCGCCGGGCCGCAGTAGTAGTAGGTGGTCTGCGCCTGGTAGGCGACGTCGAGCACCTTCGTCGACGGCGGCTTCGCCGGGGTGGGGCTGGCCGACAGGTCCGGGTCCGGCGACGCGGTGGCCGCCGCCCGCCGGGCCGACGGTCGGGCGGACGCGCCGGGCCGGGCCGGGTCGCTGGCCGACGCCGACGGGCTGACCGGCACGGGAGCGGCCGGCGTGGTCGACCCGCTGGCCGCCGGGGTCGGGCGCACCTCGGCGGTGGCGACGGTGTCGTCCTGCCGGGCCGGCGCGTCCGGGCGGGTGAGCAGCACGCCTGCCGTGGACGCCGCCACCAGCACGGCGGCCGACACGGCCACCCGGTAGGGGCGGCGGGCGAGCGTCTGGCGGTTGAAGGGGGGTGTCATGGGGATCCTTCCGGAGCCGCCTACCGGGTTAGCTGACGGATTCGGGCGGGAAGTTCGCCCTACCACCGGGCCGGAGCCCGGCGGATTCACCCCACATGCGGATGGGTCCCCGGTTCGTGGTCACGATTAGGCGGGTCGGCGCGGCGTCGCCCTCTGCGATCTTCAACCGTGCCGGACGGGCCGACACTAGTGCTCACATATTCCGCTGCCAAGCGTGCTGAGCTGCGTAAACACGCGTCCGACGACGACACTCCGGGCCGTTCCCACGCTGACGCCACTCAATGGGACAGACAGTTTTTCCGGTGTCGCCGGGTCATAACGGGACGCCACTGCCGCAATGGCCCCGGGTCAGTCGGCGCAGAACGGGACGACCGGCGTCGAAGGTCCCGCCCCGACCGGAGTCCCGGATCGACGTCACGATCCGGTCACACTCCGCCCCGACGACGTCCCAGCGCCG
The sequence above is a segment of the Micromonospora sp. WMMD882 genome. Coding sequences within it:
- a CDS encoding Gfo/Idh/MocA family oxidoreductase encodes the protein MTEGRKLRAGLIGLGAMGRNHARILSGLDGVELVGIVDPAGDTTGTLRAPVVSELGDLLALGIDYAVVACPTALHEQIGLELAGNGVCALIEKPLAQSVEAATRLVEAFESRGLVAGVGHIERYNPALQNLRARLEAGELGEVYQVVTRRQGPFPHRIADVGVVMDLATHDIDLTSWVTGQEYTSVSARTVSRSGRLHEDMVAAVGQLADGTMVNHLVNWLSPLKERSTVITGDKGCFVADTLTADLTFYANAAIGTEWEALRAFRGVAEGDMVRYAIPKREPLLVEHERFRDAVEGKESDIVTLRQGLRTVEVAGAVLRSAADGSTVAVGPRAPGVVPAG
- a CDS encoding DegT/DnrJ/EryC1/StrS family aminotransferase, which encodes MTGQHAEFIPPAKPVIGDAEIEAAVRVLRSGRVVQGPEVAAFEEEFAELVAGRHCVAVNSGTSALQLTLMALGLGPGDEVVVPSFSFAASANAVRLVGAEPVFVDIEPGSFCLDPTAVAAAVGPRTRAIMPVHLYGHPAAMDQIMAIAEQHGLAVVEDAAQAHGAALNGTPVGAFGTAGCFSFYPTKNMHSLEGGMVTTADPALARTLRLLRNQGMEQRYANEIVGANMRMTDVAAAVGRVQLTRLAEWTEQRRANAKFLDSRITGMVTPPVADAARHVYHQYTVRVTGDREAAQQRLTEAGIGNAVYYPTPIHRLKPYLTADGQPGPWDLPETEKAAAEVISLPVHPALSQGDLERIADAANAAGGAA
- a CDS encoding TetR/AcrR family transcriptional regulator, producing MTTEKRRAPAGAAVLRGEITTAIRRAVMQELAAVGYGRLSIEAVARRAGVSKTAIYRRWSSKLELVLEVVSTAARQRLPLPDTGNLQDDLTVLFMIMARALRHPLASQIIPDLLAEAARNPQMAQTLEEALRVNQRAVGGQLIGRAVERGELPAGADPDAAIDFVVGPIYWRLAIARLPLEPDELPRMAAAVTAALRVACEPPIRDEPGVQLTVRP
- a CDS encoding ABC transporter permease; the encoded protein is MANTAVADADSGLTRAQLAARYGLTVAGERPTLAGYTRQLWSYRHFIAAYANAKLVATFATARLGRLWQVLTPLTNAAIYYLIFGVILNTKQGIDNFIAYLCVGLFVFNFTQSVVLNGTQSITSNLGLIRALHFPRASLPIAVTLTQFQNLLTAMVVLVGIVLVTGEPLSLQWLLVLPALALQSLFNVGMALGMARLGSKMTDLKQLMPFVMRTWMYASGVLYSVQNFAKHLPGWAQVVIEANPLLIYIELVRHALMEDVPLTSAAGRLWAVGALWAVVAFLGGYVYFWRGEKEYGRG
- a CDS encoding ABC transporter ATP-binding protein, whose product is MAELDNQVTPGVATVADQRVPTVIADDVHLIYRIYGAGTPGSGSPVAALKRIVTRTQAPNVREVHAVKGVSFTAYRGEAIGLLGSNGSGKSTLLRAIAGLMPVNRGAIYTQGQPSLLGVNAALLNDLSGERNVALGCLAMGMSPPAVRRLVPQIIEFSGINERGDFGSLPMRTYSSGMAARLRFSIAAAKKHDVLLIDEALATGDARFRRRSEQRVRELRAEAGTVFLVSHAIGTIRDTCERSIWLESGVIRADGPTDQVVAAYNEFMKK
- a CDS encoding bifunctional cytidylyltransferase/SDR family oxidoreductase, with product MTQHPPSQTDAVGPDPAAPWRPTRTVAVVLAGGTGARVGLGIPKQLVKIAGKPIIEHTVAVFEAAPEIDDILVLMAPGYVDEARRILDAAGFRKVRQVLAGGETRSDTTRLALAAIGPDDCNVLFHDAVRPLVSGRIVRECVNALWTYSAVDVAIPSADTIIEVDDDDCITGIPVRARLRRGQTPQAFRSPTIREAYRRAADDPRFAATDDCGVVLRYLPEVPIRVIDGADENIKVTHPVDVHLVDKLFQLAAARAPRLVDQARYTEELTGRTLVVFGGSYGIGHELTELARRHGAQVFPVSRSTTGTHVERDADVRAALTAAYEATGRIDHVVVAAGILEKGALAEMDQDTIDRLLQVNFVGPVTVARHALPYLRQTKGQLLLYTSSSYTRGRARYALYSATKAALVNLTQALADEWAELGVRVNCVNPERTATPMRVRAFGAEPGHTLLAAETVARASLDVLLSDLTGQVVDVRRDADEPTPPARTDPERLPGQADPDRPAVPSAG
- a CDS encoding CDP-glycerol glycerophosphotransferase family protein; protein product: MRGTLVRKLLARVLTVGLAVLAFLVLLLTGATVPGLLLAVAALGAGAWERRVRPGADLAAESVLVAAGVLIGYARRLDAGFDPALAAAGLTLLALVLLDGPLRAAGGLEIRVANLPVRAGLTAGHVGVAVPALVAAVALGALLALPTWYALLVSLLVGALAGVVGLRLARRRFRPSAAASPVTRALREHQPEFLLYFSAPPGSEYQVTMWLPYLERIGRPFLVLLREPEFLAPIAAATRAPVVYCPTLKAMDETLTSSLKVAFYVNHGAKNAHCVRFTQLTHIQIHHGDSDKAPSANPVTAIFDKNFVAGQAAIDRYARAGVRIPAEKFVIVGRPQVEAIEVRRPPLTPPAEPTVLYTPTWTGHHADADYCSLPVAEALVGRLLARGATVILRAHPYTAQNPASARQLARVTELLAADRSRTGRPHVWGVEASRTLSLVDCVNRSDALVSDVSGVISDYLYSGKPYVVTDMGADGDEFTARFPLARSGYVLRRDLADVDGVLDRLLGDDPLAGARWATRTHYLGDFPVESYAEGFLSAARAHLGTPTVPAQRPPVPAGRGQAE
- a CDS encoding C39 family peptidase, producing MTPPFNRQTLARRPYRVAVSAAVLVAASTAGVLLTRPDAPARQDDTVATAEVRPTPAASGSTTPAAPVPVSPSASASDPARPGASARPSARRAAATASPDPDLSASPTPAKPPSTKVLDVAYQAQTTYYYCGPAATRIALTARDVVRSQDDLARRLNTTTSGTNSAADTTRVLNDLVGRDAYRTRTIPGGAATTAQTDRLRADVVRAVGNGYAPVVNIAGSVTDVDGGWHSYPGGHYVTVVGYRADGRTVKIADPADPAAASYWVTVDVLADWIATRGYSA